A region from the Thermanaeromonas toyohensis ToBE genome encodes:
- a CDS encoding nucleotidyltransferase domain-containing protein, which translates to MKFAYIHGSFLEELPIHDIDIAIYFDNSLSLEEQLDLSLTLAAELSHKLQLPVDVHALNKASIAFCYEVTKGIVVVSKDEEARLTFVENTWERYFDFEPLIKESLLDMLKP; encoded by the coding sequence ATAAAGTTTGCCTATATACATGGTTCCTTTTTGGAAGAACTGCCCATTCATGATATAGATATCGCTATTTATTTTGATAACTCTCTTTCCCTTGAGGAACAACTAGATTTGAGCTTAACGTTAGCAGCGGAATTAAGTCATAAGTTACAGCTACCAGTTGATGTGCATGCTTTAAATAAAGCTTCGATAGCTTTCTGTTATGAAGTTACCAAGGGTATCGTAGTTGTATCCAAGGATGAAGAAGCCAGATTAACTTTTGTAGAAAATACTTGGGAAAGATATTTTGATTTTGAGCCTTTAATAAAAGAGTCCTTGTTGGATATGCTTAAACCATAA
- a CDS encoding four-carbon acid sugar kinase family protein, translating into MSLLAVIADDLTGAGDTGIQFANTGFKTRVFLQWTDVEPTNDVEVIVLNTDSRAVNETEAYTRVQKASRRLKELGVTGIYKKIDSTLRGNIGQEIDALLNEFDFDLALISPSFPANGRTVVGGYLLVNGELVSRTALAHDPVFPVRESYIPALLSNQSRYQVGHLPLSLVSQGSEAIASFLREAREKKIKIVVADAISDQDLTSLVVGASLSGVNLFYVGSAGLALPVARSWATSYRQRSKQLMLLVCGSVNPRSREQIDVVAQKAGWKIITINPISYLRDESSWQDSLKRELDSILNSFNLEGLILTTPGTPDEVAKVKEAAIQLGLSLPDLPGKVVLALAQATLLTLELVPVKGFILTGGDTATAVMKAFGSKSLDLFAEVSPGVPIGRFVGGKYNHYPVVTKAGGFGGKEVLWEAVGKLRNL; encoded by the coding sequence ATGTCACTTTTAGCTGTCATCGCTGATGATCTTACTGGTGCCGGAGATACCGGCATCCAGTTCGCTAACACTGGCTTTAAGACCAGGGTTTTTCTGCAGTGGACGGACGTGGAACCTACAAATGATGTGGAGGTTATCGTTCTCAATACCGATTCCCGGGCTGTTAATGAAACGGAGGCCTATACCCGGGTTCAAAAAGCAAGTCGTAGGTTAAAGGAGCTTGGGGTTACTGGAATCTATAAGAAGATCGATTCCACCTTGCGGGGTAACATCGGACAAGAGATCGATGCCCTCCTGAATGAGTTTGATTTCGACCTTGCCCTGATCAGTCCTTCCTTCCCAGCAAACGGCCGGACTGTTGTCGGCGGGTATCTCCTCGTAAACGGCGAACTTGTATCGCGTACCGCCTTAGCCCACGACCCGGTTTTCCCGGTTAGGGAAAGCTATATCCCTGCTCTACTGTCTAATCAAAGCCGTTATCAGGTTGGCCACCTTCCTCTTTCGCTCGTAAGTCAAGGTTCTGAAGCAATTGCCTCTTTCTTACGGGAAGCCAGAGAAAAAAAGATAAAGATCGTTGTTGCTGATGCCATAAGCGATCAAGATCTAACAAGCCTCGTAGTTGGAGCCAGTCTCTCAGGGGTAAATCTGTTTTATGTCGGTTCTGCAGGCCTGGCTCTCCCCGTTGCCCGCTCCTGGGCTACATCCTATCGCCAGCGCTCAAAACAGCTAATGCTTTTGGTTTGCGGTTCGGTTAATCCACGGTCACGGGAACAGATTGATGTGGTGGCCCAAAAGGCTGGCTGGAAGATTATAACAATTAACCCTATCAGCTATCTTAGGGATGAAAGTTCTTGGCAGGACTCTCTTAAAAGGGAACTGGATAGTATCCTCAATTCCTTTAACCTTGAAGGTCTCATCCTTACTACCCCCGGGACACCCGATGAGGTAGCCAAAGTAAAGGAAGCCGCTATCCAACTTGGTCTTTCATTACCGGATCTTCCTGGTAAAGTCGTTCTGGCTCTGGCTCAAGCAACCCTCTTGACCCTGGAATTGGTCCCGGTGAAAGGCTTTATCCTTACTGGCGGTGATACCGCTACCGCAGTGATGAAGGCCTTTGGAAGTAAAAGCTTGGACCTCTTCGCTGAAGTTTCACCTGGAGTACCCATTGGCAGGTTTGTAGGGGGAAAATATAACCACTACCCGGTTGTAACCAAGGCTGGTGGTTTTGGAGGAAAAGAGGTATTATGGGAAGCAGTTGGCAAGCTAAGAAACCTTTAA
- the pdxA gene encoding 4-hydroxythreonine-4-phosphate dehydrogenase PdxA, protein MGSSWQAKKPLSGQKKQFYTTPNVVTSETANYQQSSQTKGEAWQKESLNPFSPRPVLAITMGDPAGIGPEIILKALSHQEIYEIASPLVIGSSITLKEELKTLPQNFGQLEINEIKDLSQARFQFPFVNVLDPSPLINPIVKGRVSAEAGAAAVAYVTYASQLAKAGLIAAIVTAPLNKQAMHLAGYTYPGHTELLAKLFNREKYCMVLAHEGLFVLHVTTHIAVGEVPKALSREKVLERIQIASALARALNMESKPIGVAGLNPHAGEGGLFGDEEIRIIKPAIEAAKTLGINVTGPWPADSLFPKARAGEFNFVVAMYHDQGHVPFKTLYFDEGVNITVGLPVVRTSVDHGTAFDIAGKGIAKEKSLMQAVKVAARLAPSWEEVNRHLYYGE, encoded by the coding sequence ATGGGAAGCAGTTGGCAAGCTAAGAAACCTTTAAGTGGCCAAAAGAAACAGTTTTACACCACCCCAAATGTTGTAACTAGCGAAACGGCCAACTATCAACAATCAAGCCAAACCAAAGGCGAAGCCTGGCAGAAGGAAAGCTTAAACCCGTTTTCCCCACGCCCAGTATTGGCCATCACCATGGGCGACCCGGCGGGTATCGGCCCGGAGATAATCCTCAAAGCCCTTAGCCATCAGGAGATTTATGAAATTGCTTCTCCTCTAGTTATTGGTAGCTCGATAACTTTAAAAGAGGAGCTAAAAACCCTCCCGCAAAATTTTGGACAGCTGGAGATCAACGAAATTAAGGACCTGTCACAGGCCCGGTTCCAGTTCCCTTTTGTCAACGTTTTAGACCCTTCCCCATTGATTAACCCAATCGTCAAAGGAAGGGTTTCGGCAGAGGCGGGAGCCGCTGCCGTGGCCTACGTAACCTATGCTAGCCAGTTGGCTAAAGCAGGCCTTATCGCCGCTATTGTTACTGCCCCCCTCAATAAGCAGGCAATGCACCTGGCTGGTTACACCTATCCTGGCCATACTGAGCTATTAGCAAAGCTGTTTAACCGCGAGAAATATTGTATGGTCTTGGCCCACGAGGGACTCTTCGTTCTCCATGTTACCACTCACATTGCTGTAGGCGAAGTCCCCAAAGCCCTCTCCCGGGAAAAAGTTCTGGAACGAATACAGATCGCCTCTGCGCTGGCCAGAGCCCTGAATATGGAGAGTAAACCCATCGGTGTTGCTGGTCTTAATCCCCATGCGGGGGAAGGAGGCTTATTCGGTGATGAGGAAATCCGGATAATAAAGCCAGCTATCGAGGCCGCTAAAACTTTAGGGATCAATGTTACCGGCCCATGGCCGGCCGACTCTCTCTTCCCCAAAGCAAGGGCTGGAGAATTTAACTTTGTGGTGGCCATGTACCATGACCAGGGACACGTCCCATTTAAAACTCTTTACTTCGATGAAGGGGTCAATATTACAGTTGGTCTCCCTGTGGTTCGTACTTCCGTCGACCACGGAACAGCTTTCGACATTGCCGGGAAAGGAATCGCAAAAGAGAAAAGTCTGATGCAAGCTGTCAAGGTGGCAGCCCGTCTCGCTCCATCCTGGGAAGAAGTAAATCGCCACTTATACTATGGAGAATAG
- a CDS encoding sigma-54-dependent Fis family transcriptional regulator: MALKGALIAPYEDLLELVEYLKRRRKWNLEVVLGDLFEGVKIARELVEDGVAFIVSRGGTFELIRKAFTEYLVRGGRVPIIEIKVDAEDLLQELSSLRRDHGQMALAGFENVIRSYRGLARFLELPLDYVVFNDPEKVEELITQAAKRGVEFFLTDTIGSKVARSLGLKARLIRSSDRAVIEAVEMAIYLAETRGFSGTIAEGGAALPGRAREELADRSYSYFVPKIRAREKSSVPPEVPTVARFSFEDIVYSSQIMEQVIERARIFAATDSPILITGETGTGKELLAHSIHLASSRRKGPFVTVACGAIPPSLLAAELMGYSGGAFTGARREGRIGLFEAAHGGTIFLDEIQDLPLEVQGMILRFLQEGEVRKLGENRVFRLDVRIIAASNRDLLSLVRERKFRQDLYYRLNVLNLHIPPLRERKEDIIPLAFHFLRLYARQLNKDIVRIAPEAQEALLTYDFPGNVRELAAIIERAVLLCNGSEIKPQMIELPTIKTPNNYFVERNDSTGQLPVYFSGPGNYNENLRGIRPLREVEREHIVKVYQATGGNIKETARLLGISRTTLWRRLKEYLLL, encoded by the coding sequence ATGGCATTGAAAGGGGCTCTGATTGCGCCATACGAGGATCTATTGGAACTTGTTGAATACTTAAAAAGGAGAAGGAAATGGAACTTAGAAGTTGTGTTAGGTGATCTCTTTGAAGGGGTGAAGATTGCCCGTGAGTTGGTTGAGGATGGAGTAGCATTTATTGTAAGTAGGGGTGGTACGTTTGAGTTGATAAGAAAAGCTTTTACAGAGTATTTGGTCAGGGGAGGTAGGGTACCAATAATAGAAATTAAAGTGGATGCCGAAGACCTCCTTCAGGAGCTTTCTAGCTTGCGGCGGGATCATGGTCAAATGGCTCTGGCAGGTTTCGAGAATGTGATCCGAAGCTATCGTGGTCTGGCGAGATTCCTCGAATTACCACTGGACTACGTGGTTTTTAACGATCCAGAGAAGGTAGAAGAGCTAATCACCCAGGCAGCAAAGCGGGGAGTAGAGTTCTTCTTGACGGATACAATTGGTAGTAAAGTAGCGCGGAGTTTGGGACTTAAAGCGAGGTTAATAAGATCGAGTGACCGAGCTGTCATAGAGGCAGTAGAGATGGCCATATATCTGGCTGAAACCCGTGGATTTTCAGGGACTATTGCCGAAGGGGGAGCGGCTCTACCAGGTAGAGCAAGGGAAGAACTGGCGGATAGATCTTATTCTTATTTTGTACCTAAAATCAGGGCTAGAGAGAAATCTAGTGTCCCTCCGGAGGTTCCAACCGTTGCACGCTTTAGTTTTGAGGATATTGTTTATTCAAGCCAGATAATGGAGCAGGTTATCGAAAGAGCACGGATCTTCGCGGCCACGGATTCCCCAATTCTTATAACCGGGGAGACAGGTACAGGCAAAGAACTTTTAGCTCATAGCATACACCTGGCGAGTTCGAGGAGGAAAGGCCCCTTCGTAACGGTGGCCTGTGGGGCTATTCCTCCGAGCCTCCTGGCTGCTGAACTTATGGGGTATTCTGGAGGTGCCTTTACTGGCGCGAGGAGAGAAGGACGAATAGGTCTCTTTGAAGCGGCACACGGGGGGACTATTTTTCTCGATGAGATTCAAGACCTGCCTCTTGAGGTGCAAGGGATGATTCTTCGTTTTCTCCAGGAGGGTGAGGTACGGAAACTAGGAGAAAACCGGGTGTTTCGCCTAGATGTAAGGATTATTGCGGCAAGCAATCGCGATTTACTTTCTCTCGTGCGTGAGAGAAAATTCCGCCAGGATCTCTACTACCGGCTTAACGTACTCAACCTTCATATTCCACCCTTGCGCGAGAGGAAAGAAGATATCATTCCTCTAGCGTTTCATTTTCTTAGGCTATATGCGCGTCAGTTAAACAAAGACATTGTCAGGATCGCTCCTGAGGCCCAGGAAGCCCTTCTGACCTATGATTTCCCGGGAAATGTTCGGGAGCTGGCGGCTATTATAGAACGAGCCGTTCTTCTTTGCAATGGATCTGAAATCAAACCTCAGATGATAGAATTGCCAACTATTAAAACACCAAATAATTACTTTGTTGAGAGAAATGATTCTACTGGGCAACTCCCTGTATACTTCTCCGGCCCAGGAAATTATAACGAGAACCTAAGAGGGATACGACCTCTCCGGGAAGTGGAACGGGAGCACATCGTTAAGGTATATCAGGCGACTGGTGGGAATATAAAAGAAACGGCTCGCCTACTTGGGATAAGCCGAACTACATTGTGGCGTCGGCTTAAGGAATATCTTTTGTTATAA